A region from the Serinus canaria isolate serCan28SL12 chromosome 10, serCan2020, whole genome shotgun sequence genome encodes:
- the CIAO2A gene encoding cytosolic iron-sulfur assembly component 2A, with product MALALALLWQALARVWRSPASSARHAPPSRAMEHDRAIEVYDIIRTIRDPEKPNTLEELEVVTENCVEVQEIGEDEYLVIIRFTPTVPHCSLATLIGLCLRIKLQRCLPFRHKLEIYISEGTHSTEEDINKQINDKERVAAAMENPNLREIVEQCVTEPD from the exons ATGGCGCTGGCGCTGGCGCTGCTGTGGCAGGCGCTGGCCCGGGTGTGGCGGAGCCCCGCCAGTAGCGCCCGCCATGCGCCCCCGAGCCGCGCCATGGAGCACGACAGGGCCATCGAGGTCTACG ATATAATCCGGACTATCCGGGACCCGGAGAAGCCAAACACTTTGGAAGAACTGGAAGTGGTGACGGAAAACTGCGTGGAAGTGCAGGAGATAGGGGAGGATGAATATCTGGTCATCATCAGGTTTACACCAACAGTACCTCATTGCTCCTTGGCCACTCTCATCG GCCTTTGCTTAAGAATAAAACTTCAGAGATGTTTGCCTTTTAGACACAAG CTGGAAATCTACATTTCTGAGGGCACACATTCCACGGAGGAGGACA TCAACAAGCAGATCAACGACAAGGAGAGGGTGGCAGCAGCCATGGAGAACCCGAACCTGCGCGAGATCGTGGAGCAGTGCGTCACTGAGCCCGACTag